Proteins found in one Chaetodon auriga isolate fChaAug3 chromosome 12, fChaAug3.hap1, whole genome shotgun sequence genomic segment:
- the crema gene encoding cAMP-responsive element modulator isoform X4, producing MAVTGDETESAATGDIPAYQLRSPNSSLAQSIVMAASPGTMQSPSSQHAEEITRKREVRLMKNREAARECRRKKKEYVKCLENRVAVLENQNKTLIEELKALKDIYCHKGE from the exons CTGCCACAGGCGACATACCTGCCTACCAGCTGCGTTCGCCCAACTCGAGCCTGGCCCAGAGCATCGTGATGGCGGCCTCCCCGGGCACCATGCAGAGCCCCTCGTCACAGCACGCCGAGGAGATCACCCGCAAGAGGGAGGTCCGGCTGATGAAGAACAG gGAGGCAGCTCGCGAGTGCcgcaggaaaaagaaagagtatGTCAAATGTCTGGAAAACCGTGTGGCCGTgttggaaaaccaaaacaagaccCTGATTGAAGAGCTGAAAGCGCTGAAGGACATTTACTGCCACAAAGGCGAGTAG